One genomic segment of Acanthochromis polyacanthus isolate Apoly-LR-REF ecotype Palm Island chromosome 9, KAUST_Apoly_ChrSc, whole genome shotgun sequence includes these proteins:
- the LOC110964495 gene encoding noelin-3-like — translation MWSLSVVLNPLLFLLLFGYCPSVTIRPKEGWQVYSSAQDADGRCICTVVAPEQNLCSRDAKGRQLRQLLEKVQNMSQSIEVLNLRTQRDFQYIMRMESQIKGLRSKFRQIESDRKTLVNKNFQELKGKMETLQPLIPVLEQYRTDAKLISQFKEEIRNLSGVLMGIQEEMGAYDYEELQQRVLNLENRLRSCMSKLTCGKLMKITGPLTVKTSGTRFGAWMTDPQASPKNNRVWYMDSYTNNKIVKEYKSIADFVAGVESRTYNLPFKWAGTNHVVYNGSLYYNKMQSNIIVRYSFETGRVVTQRALESAGFHNVYPYTWGGFSDIDLMADELGLWAVYATNQNAGNIVISQLNPNTLQIINTWNTEYSKRNAGESFMICGTLYITNSHLTGAKVYYAYSTKTSTYEYTDIPFHNQYFHMSMLDYNARDRALYGWNNGHQVLFNVTLFHIIKTEDDS, via the exons ATGTGGTctctgtccgtggtgctgaaccCACTgctgttcctgctgctgttcgGATACTGCCCTTCAGTG ACCATCAGGCCAAAGGAGGGGTGGCAGGTATACAGCTCAGCTCAGGATGCAGATGGGCGTTGTATCTGCACAGTGGTGGCACCTGAACAGAATCTGTGCTCCAGAGATGCCAAAGGCAGGCAGCTGCGCCAGCTCCTGGAGAAG GTCCAGAACATGTCGCAGTCAATCGAAGTGCTGAATCTGCGGACGCAGAGGGACTTTCAGTATATCATGAGAATGGAGAGCCAGATCAAAGGACTGCGGTCAAAGTTCCGACAGATCGAATCGGACAGAAAGACGCTCGTCAACAAAAACTTTCAG GAGCTGAAGGGGAAGATGGAGACCCTGCAGCCACTGATCCCTGTATTGGAACAGTATAGGACAGATGCCAAGCTCATCTCCCAGTTCAAAGAGGAGATCAGAAACCTGTCTGGTGTGTTGATGGGTATCCAGGAGGAGATGGGAGCCTATGACTACGAGGAACTGCAGCAGAGGGTCCTAAACCTGGAAAATAGGCTCCGCAGCTGTATGAGCAAACTCA CATGCGGTAAACTGATGAAGATCACCGGACCGCTGACAGTGAAAACTTCAGGGACCAGATTTGGAGCCTGGATGACTGACCCACAGGCGTCTCCCAAAAACAACAGG GTGTGGTACATGGACAGCTACACCAACAACAAGATAGTGAAAGAGTATAAATCAATTGCTGATTTTGTGGCTGGAGTCGAATCCAGAACCTACAACCTGCCTTTCAAGTGGGCTGGAACCAATCATGTGGTGTACAACGGGTCTCTGTACTACAACAAGATGCAGAGTAACATCATCGTGAGGTACAGCTTCGAGACAGGTCGTGTAGTCACACAGAGGGCTTTGGAGTCAGCAGGCTTCCATAACGTGTACCCATACACCTGGGGAGGTTTCTCAGACATCGACCTGATGGCAGACGAGCTGGGCCTGTGGGCCGTGTACGCCACCAACCAGAACGCCGGAAACATCGTCATCAGCCAGCTGAACCCCAACACACTCCAGATCATCAACACGTGGAACACAGAATACTCAAAGAGGAACGCTGGTGAGTCTTTTATGATCTGTGGAACTCTCTACATCACTAACTCCCATCTGACCGGTGCCAAGGTATACTATGCCTACTCTACTAAAACCTCCACATACGAGTATACAGACATTCCCTTTCATAACCAGTACTTCCACATGTCTATGCTGGACTACAATGCCAGGGATCGTGCCCTCTATGGCTGGAACAATGGCCACCAGGTCCTGTTTAATGTTACACTTTTCCACATCATTAAAACTGAGGATGACTCTTAA